A genomic region of Staphylococcus roterodami contains the following coding sequences:
- the hutI gene encoding imidazolonepropionase has product MNDLIINHIGELILPKSTDKPLKGKELNDLNVVKNGTVVIKNGRIVYAGPHTNDYDATETIDASGKVVSPALVDAHTHLTFGGSREHEMSLKRQGKSYLEILEMGGGILSTVKATRETSEDDLFKKAEHDLLTMIKHGVLAVESKSGYGLDKENELKQLKVSKRLAEKYNLDMKHTFLGPHAVPKEADSNEAFLEEMIDLLPEVKQYADFADIFCETGVFTIEQSKHYMEKAKEAGFKVKIHADEIDPLGGLELAIDEQAISADHLVASSDKGKEKLRNSDTVAVLLPATTFYLGKEDYADARGMLDNNGAIALATDYNPGSSVTNNLQLVMAIAALKLKLSPSEVWNAVTVNAAKAIDIEAGTINQGDKANLVIWDAPNHEYIPYHFGINHAEKVIKDGKVIVDNTLTFKS; this is encoded by the coding sequence ATGAATGATTTAATAATAAATCATATAGGAGAATTGATTTTACCAAAATCAACAGATAAACCATTGAAGGGTAAAGAATTAAATGATTTAAACGTTGTAAAAAATGGCACGGTTGTTATTAAAAATGGAAGGATTGTTTATGCAGGACCACATACAAATGACTATGATGCGACTGAGACAATTGATGCTAGTGGGAAGGTAGTGTCACCAGCATTAGTGGATGCACATACACATTTAACATTTGGTGGTTCTAGAGAACATGAGATGTCATTAAAACGTCAAGGTAAGTCTTACTTGGAAATATTGGAAATGGGTGGCGGTATTTTATCAACAGTTAAAGCTACTAGAGAGACTTCTGAAGATGATTTATTTAAAAAAGCAGAGCATGACTTGCTAACGATGATTAAACACGGTGTGCTTGCAGTTGAAAGTAAGAGTGGTTATGGCTTAGATAAAGAAAATGAACTTAAACAATTGAAAGTTTCTAAACGTTTAGCTGAAAAATATAACTTAGATATGAAGCATACTTTCTTAGGTCCACATGCTGTACCTAAGGAAGCAGATTCAAATGAAGCATTTTTAGAAGAGATGATTGACTTACTTCCAGAAGTAAAACAATATGCGGACTTTGCAGATATTTTTTGTGAAACAGGTGTGTTTACAATAGAGCAGTCAAAACACTATATGGAAAAAGCGAAAGAAGCAGGCTTTAAAGTGAAAATACATGCTGATGAAATTGATCCGTTAGGTGGATTAGAATTAGCTATTGATGAGCAAGCGATATCAGCTGATCACTTAGTAGCTTCGAGTGACAAAGGTAAAGAAAAATTGAGAAATAGTGATACAGTTGCAGTTCTATTACCTGCGACAACATTTTACTTAGGTAAAGAAGATTATGCAGATGCAAGAGGTATGCTTGATAATAATGGTGCCATCGCGTTAGCTACTGATTATAATCCAGGCAGCAGTGTAACGAATAACTTGCAACTTGTTATGGCCATTGCAGCATTAAAATTAAAGCTTTCGCCTAGTGAAGTGTGGAATGCTGTTACGGTCAACGCTGCTAAAGCAATAGATATAGAAGCGGGTACTATCAACCAAGGCGACAAAGCAAATTTAGTTATTTGGGATGCTCCAAATCATGAATATATTCCGTATCATTTTGGTATTAATCACGCTGAAAAAGTAATCAAAGACGGTAAAGTTATTGTAGATAACACGTTAACTTTTAAATCATAA
- a CDS encoding SRPBCC domain-containing protein encodes MAKFNVENEHVEVEIEKLYKFSPELVYEAWTKADLLKQWFMTSARTNKEIEADVKEGGKYRIVDQQRNGKVNVIEGIYESLVMDEYIKMTIGMPGLSEEQDIIEVEFFERETGGTQMLFYYRSLVEKERRFTNLEYKQKKKEYHDAMVHGFELMFDKMYHVIEASTQQ; translated from the coding sequence GTGGCAAAATTTAATGTAGAAAATGAACATGTCGAAGTCGAAATTGAAAAACTTTATAAATTTTCACCAGAATTAGTATACGAAGCTTGGACAAAGGCAGATTTGTTAAAACAATGGTTTATGACATCAGCAAGAACTAATAAAGAAATAGAAGCGGATGTTAAAGAAGGTGGAAAATATCGTATTGTTGATCAGCAACGAAACGGTAAAGTGAATGTGATTGAAGGTATATATGAATCGTTAGTAATGGATGAATATATAAAAATGACTATAGGTATGCCTGGACTAAGTGAAGAGCAAGATATCATTGAAGTAGAGTTTTTCGAACGTGAAACTGGTGGAACACAAATGTTGTTTTATTACCGTTCATTAGTTGAAAAAGAAAGACGATTTACTAATTTAGAATATAAACAAAAGAAAAAAGAATATCATGATGCCATGGTGCATGGCTTCGAATTAATGTTCGATAAAATGTATCATGTAATTGAAGCATCAACACAGCAATAA
- a CDS encoding amidohydrolase, with amino-acid sequence MTTLNEVIEWRRYFHQHPELSEQEFNTTQKIKDILTEHHITVLDLPLKTGLVAEIGQGSSCVAVRADIDALPIQELVEQDFKSQSDGVMHACGHDIHMASVLATAIKLKEIEGTLTGRVKFIFQPAEELGYGAFKIIETHALDDVQAVLGFHNDPSHPTDTFAIKTGAITSAVDRFEFHIKGIGGHAAKPEQCNDPVIALAQLINSIQSIVSRNLSAFDEAVVTIGQVSCGNTWNVIADQAYVQGTVRSFNPDVRSLIEQRLRDIADGLGKTYNMTINLNYTKLPGAVINDETLTYKAMEVAQQVGYKVEMMNQPLTIGEDFSGYSKYYPSVFALIGSNSEFDLHHPKYEPDEKILEKVPEYFVEFVKRLL; translated from the coding sequence ATGACAACATTGAATGAAGTAATTGAATGGCGAAGATATTTTCATCAACATCCAGAATTGTCGGAACAGGAGTTTAATACAACTCAAAAAATTAAGGATATATTAACTGAACATCATATTACGGTGTTAGATTTACCACTTAAGACTGGCCTTGTTGCTGAAATAGGTCAAGGTTCAAGTTGTGTAGCTGTGAGAGCTGACATTGATGCACTGCCTATTCAAGAGCTAGTAGAACAAGATTTTAAATCTCAAAGTGATGGTGTTATGCATGCGTGTGGTCATGACATTCATATGGCTAGTGTACTAGCGACTGCTATTAAATTGAAAGAAATTGAGGGAACACTTACTGGACGTGTTAAATTTATTTTTCAACCAGCCGAAGAGTTAGGTTATGGTGCATTTAAGATTATTGAGACACATGCATTAGATGATGTGCAAGCAGTTTTAGGATTTCATAATGATCCTTCGCATCCAACAGATACATTTGCAATCAAAACTGGTGCGATTACATCAGCAGTTGATCGGTTTGAGTTTCATATTAAAGGAATTGGAGGCCATGCTGCTAAGCCAGAACAATGTAATGATCCCGTTATTGCATTGGCTCAACTGATTAATAGTATTCAATCAATTGTTAGTAGAAATCTATCTGCATTTGATGAAGCAGTGGTAACAATTGGACAAGTATCATGTGGTAATACTTGGAATGTTATTGCAGATCAGGCATATGTACAAGGCACGGTACGTAGTTTTAATCCTGATGTGCGTTCGCTTATAGAACAACGATTACGTGATATTGCGGATGGTCTAGGTAAAACGTATAATATGACGATTAATTTAAATTATACAAAACTACCAGGTGCTGTAATTAATGATGAAACTTTAACATATAAAGCTATGGAAGTAGCGCAGCAAGTTGGTTATAAAGTGGAAATGATGAATCAACCTCTGACAATAGGTGAAGATTTTTCTGGATATAGTAAATATTATCCGAGTGTCTTTGCTTTAATAGGTTCAAATAGTGAATTCGATTTGCATCATCCTAAATATGAACCTGATGAAAAGATTTTAGAAAAAGTACCAGAATACTTCGTTGAATTTGTAAAAAGACTATTGTAA
- a CDS encoding Na+/H+ antiporter NhaC family protein has protein sequence MEEHKKSNAWALFPLLLFVALFLGVGIITGDFTSMPLNVAITITVIVALLMNRKESFAKKVEVFTKGAGHSNIILMMLIFILAGAFSNTAEKMGGVKSTVNLGLSLIPENLIIVGLFVICMFVSISMGTSVGTVAAIAPVGYGFAQATDVPTALAMATVVGGAMFGDNLSMISDTTIAAVRTQHTKMKDKFRVNFKIVLPGAILTIVILYFLTNGISLNHAKNYDYDLIKVVPYVLVLVLALLGVNVIIVLIGGTLLAGIIGLMDGSFGWMGLLDAISKGIISMEDIAMIALLIGGLVGIIQHNGGIQWLLQFVRSKVKSKRGAELGIASLVSVADIATANNTISIIMSGPLAKNIADEYDVDPRKSASILDIFGGCFQGLLPYSPQVISAAGVAGISPLMLFPYSIYPILLGVCGLVAIIFNFPKLKKNSNHEVK, from the coding sequence ATGGAAGAACATAAAAAGAGCAATGCTTGGGCATTATTCCCCTTGTTATTATTTGTGGCGTTGTTTTTAGGCGTAGGTATTATCACCGGTGATTTTACTTCTATGCCATTAAATGTTGCGATTACAATTACGGTTATCGTGGCATTATTAATGAATAGAAAAGAATCATTTGCTAAAAAAGTTGAAGTATTTACCAAAGGTGCGGGTCATTCAAATATTATTTTGATGATGTTAATTTTTATTTTAGCAGGTGCGTTTTCAAATACAGCTGAAAAAATGGGCGGTGTAAAGTCGACTGTTAATTTAGGACTATCACTCATCCCTGAAAATTTAATTATTGTAGGGTTATTTGTTATATGTATGTTTGTTTCGATATCTATGGGAACGTCAGTAGGTACAGTTGCTGCAATAGCACCTGTTGGGTATGGCTTTGCACAAGCGACAGATGTACCAACTGCTTTGGCAATGGCAACTGTTGTTGGCGGTGCGATGTTTGGTGATAACCTCTCAATGATTTCAGATACGACAATTGCTGCTGTTAGAACACAACATACAAAAATGAAAGATAAATTTAGAGTTAATTTTAAAATTGTATTGCCTGGCGCTATTTTAACAATTGTCATCCTGTATTTTTTAACAAATGGTATTTCATTAAATCATGCCAAAAACTATGATTATGATTTAATTAAAGTTGTCCCTTACGTATTAGTATTAGTGCTTGCATTATTAGGTGTCAATGTGATTATCGTTCTAATTGGAGGTACATTATTAGCTGGTATTATAGGCTTAATGGATGGCTCATTTGGCTGGATGGGTCTTTTAGATGCTATTTCAAAAGGGATCATAAGTATGGAAGATATTGCAATGATTGCGCTATTGATTGGTGGATTAGTTGGAATCATTCAACATAATGGTGGTATTCAATGGTTATTGCAATTTGTTCGCTCAAAAGTAAAATCAAAACGTGGCGCTGAACTTGGTATTGCTAGTTTAGTAAGTGTAGCTGATATCGCTACCGCAAATAATACCATTTCAATTATCATGTCAGGACCATTAGCTAAAAACATTGCTGATGAATATGATGTGGATCCAAGAAAATCGGCAAGTATTTTAGATATATTTGGTGGCTGTTTCCAAGGGCTATTACCATATAGTCCGCAAGTTATTTCTGCAGCAGGCGTTGCTGGCATTTCGCCATTGATGTTATTCCCTTATAGTATTTATCCAATTTTATTAGGTGTATGTGGTCTTGTAGCGATTATATTTAATTTTCCAAAACTAAAAAAGAATTCGAATCATGAAGTGAAATAA
- a CDS encoding SDR family oxidoreductase translates to MAAQDPRTKFKTTDYEKQEQEVPGLQSEMTPAPDCGETSYQGHQRLQGYKMLVTGGDSAIGRAAAIAYAKEGADVAISYLPSEEQDAQEVRQVIEESGQKAVLIPGDLRDEQFNYDLVEQAYRELDGLDNVTLVAGHQQYHDDIQGFTTDAFSETFETNVYPVFWTIQKALEYLKPGASITTTSSVQGYNPSPILHDYAASKAAIISLTKSFSEELGPKGIRVNCVAPGPFWSPLQISGGQPQSKIPTFGQKTPLGRAGQPVELSGTYVLLASEESSYTTGQVFGVTGGVQID, encoded by the coding sequence ATGGCAGCTCAAGATCCTAGAACAAAATTTAAAACAACTGATTACGAAAAGCAGGAACAAGAAGTACCGGGTTTACAATCTGAAATGACGCCTGCACCTGATTGTGGGGAAACATCATATCAAGGTCATCAACGTTTACAAGGTTATAAAATGTTAGTAACAGGTGGCGACTCAGCAATTGGACGGGCAGCAGCAATTGCTTATGCCAAAGAAGGTGCTGATGTAGCTATTAGTTATCTTCCAAGTGAAGAACAAGATGCACAAGAAGTACGTCAAGTGATTGAAGAAAGTGGACAAAAAGCTGTGTTAATTCCTGGAGATTTAAGGGATGAACAATTTAATTATGATCTTGTAGAACAAGCATATAGAGAATTAGATGGTTTAGATAATGTCACACTAGTCGCTGGACATCAGCAATACCATGATGATATTCAAGGGTTTACAACAGATGCATTTTCAGAGACATTTGAAACGAATGTCTATCCAGTATTTTGGACAATCCAAAAAGCGCTGGAGTATTTAAAACCTGGTGCATCAATTACTACAACATCATCTGTACAAGGTTATAACCCTAGTCCTATACTTCATGATTATGCCGCATCAAAAGCAGCTATTATTTCATTAACGAAAAGCTTTTCAGAAGAACTTGGACCTAAAGGTATTAGAGTCAATTGTGTGGCGCCTGGGCCATTCTGGTCACCGTTACAAATTTCTGGGGGTCAGCCTCAAAGTAAAATACCTACATTTGGACAAAAAACACCTCTAGGTCGTGCAGGTCAACCAGTCGAACTATCTGGTACGTATGTATTGTTAGCTTCAGAAGAATCAAGTTACACTACTGGTCAAGTGTTTGGTGTGACTGGTGGCGTGCAAATAGATTAG
- the hutU gene encoding urocanate hydratase — translation MRKIQAKKGLSIECKGWEQEAVLRMLYNNLDPEVAERPEDLVVYGGIGKAARNWESFEAIEKTLRELEADETMLVQSGKPVAVFKTHEEAPRVLISNSVLVPEWANWDHFNELDKKGLIMYGQMTAGSWIYIGSQGIVQGTYETFAELGNQHFNGDLAGTVTLTAGLGGMGGAQPLAITMNHGVAICVDVDETRVDKRIDTKYCDVKTADLDEALRLAQEAKERGEGLSIGLVGNAVDIHQAILDKGFKIDIITDQTSAHDPLNGYVPQGYSVAEARELREKDPKKYVELSQASMAKHVELMLEFQKRGAVAFDYGNNIRQVAYNNGIENAFDFPGFVPAYIRPLFCEGKGPFRFAALSGDPKDIERADEEMRKLFPENEKLLRWLDLAEEKIAYQGLPSRIAWLGYGERAKMGLALNRLVRDGEISAPIVIGRDHLDAGSVASPNRETESMKDGSDAVGDWAVLNALINTAAGGSWISFHHGGGVGMGYSLHAGMVVVADGSERAERRLGRVLTTDPGMGVARHVDAGYDIAIQTAKEKGIHIPMIDEAGDK, via the coding sequence ATGAGAAAAATTCAAGCAAAAAAAGGTTTAAGTATTGAATGTAAAGGTTGGGAACAAGAAGCAGTTCTTAGAATGTTATATAACAATTTAGATCCAGAAGTTGCTGAAAGACCTGAAGATTTAGTGGTTTATGGCGGAATTGGTAAAGCTGCACGTAATTGGGAATCATTTGAAGCGATTGAAAAAACATTACGTGAATTGGAAGCTGATGAAACAATGTTAGTACAATCTGGGAAACCAGTTGCTGTGTTTAAAACACATGAAGAAGCACCTCGTGTGTTAATTTCAAACTCAGTATTAGTACCAGAATGGGCAAACTGGGATCACTTTAATGAATTAGATAAAAAAGGCTTAATTATGTATGGACAAATGACAGCTGGTAGTTGGATTTACATTGGTTCCCAAGGGATCGTACAAGGTACTTATGAAACATTTGCAGAGTTAGGTAACCAACACTTTAATGGTGATCTAGCAGGTACAGTAACCTTGACAGCTGGTTTAGGTGGTATGGGTGGTGCACAACCACTTGCAATTACAATGAATCATGGTGTTGCAATTTGTGTTGATGTTGATGAAACACGTGTTGATAAACGAATTGATACGAAATATTGTGATGTTAAAACAGCAGATTTAGATGAAGCTTTAAGATTAGCACAAGAAGCGAAAGAACGTGGCGAAGGACTATCCATTGGATTAGTTGGCAATGCAGTAGATATTCATCAAGCGATTTTAGATAAAGGATTCAAAATTGATATTATTACAGACCAAACAAGTGCTCACGATCCATTAAATGGATATGTGCCACAAGGATATTCTGTAGCAGAAGCGAGAGAATTGCGTGAAAAAGACCCTAAAAAATACGTGGAACTTTCTCAAGCATCAATGGCAAAACATGTTGAATTAATGCTAGAATTCCAAAAACGAGGAGCTGTAGCATTTGATTATGGAAATAATATTCGTCAAGTGGCATACAATAATGGTATAGAAAATGCTTTTGATTTCCCAGGATTTGTACCGGCTTACATTAGACCATTATTCTGTGAAGGTAAAGGGCCATTCCGATTTGCTGCGTTAAGTGGTGATCCAAAAGATATTGAACGTGCCGATGAAGAAATGCGTAAACTTTTCCCGGAAAATGAAAAACTATTAAGATGGTTAGATTTGGCTGAAGAGAAAATTGCATATCAAGGACTACCATCTCGTATAGCATGGTTAGGCTATGGCGAAAGAGCGAAAATGGGCTTAGCTTTAAATAGACTTGTACGTGATGGTGAAATTTCAGCACCAATTGTAATTGGACGAGATCATTTGGATGCAGGGTCAGTTGCGAGTCCAAACCGTGAAACTGAAAGCATGAAAGATGGCAGTGATGCAGTTGGTGATTGGGCTGTATTGAATGCTTTAATCAACACAGCAGCAGGTGGTTCATGGATTTCATTCCATCATGGTGGTGGAGTTGGTATGGGTTATTCATTACATGCCGGTATGGTTGTTGTCGCTGATGGTTCAGAACGTGCTGAAAGAAGGTTAGGACGTGTACTTACTACTGATCCGGGTATGGGTGTAGCTAGACATGTTGATGCAGGCTATGATATTGCGATTCAAACAGCTAAGGAAAAAGGTATTCATATTCCAATGATTGATGAAGCAGGTGATAAATAA
- the hutG gene encoding formimidoylglutamase: MYKLGEPNLWTGRLDSESDPKKFRHFQTVTFQDLSVVEKKTSPSGVGILGYAVDEGVALNKGRIGAKEGPDAIKHAFAGLPDLNQCETLVDYGNVYHDHDALIDTQKEFATLAAKSIVNHRQTFLLGGGHDIAYAQYLATRKVYPTQSIGVINIDAHFDTRAEQEPTSGTSFRQILEEDDNTDYLVLGIAQGGNTQSLFDYAKEKKIDYVFADELLNHVSPPIKDMIERFVHEHDIIMFTICMDVIDSAFAPGVSAPAVLGLYPHTVFELAKRIIPSEKVSSISIAEMNPTYDADNRTAKLVANLVHHFLK, translated from the coding sequence GTGTACAAGCTAGGTGAACCAAATTTATGGACTGGAAGATTAGATAGTGAATCAGACCCGAAAAAATTTAGACATTTTCAAACAGTAACGTTTCAAGATTTGTCAGTAGTGGAAAAAAAGACATCGCCATCTGGTGTAGGAATATTAGGTTATGCCGTTGATGAAGGTGTTGCTTTGAATAAGGGGCGTATTGGTGCAAAAGAAGGACCGGATGCGATTAAACATGCATTTGCTGGATTACCAGATTTGAATCAATGTGAAACTTTAGTCGATTATGGAAATGTTTATCATGATCACGATGCGCTCATTGATACACAAAAAGAATTTGCGACACTTGCAGCAAAATCAATCGTTAATCATAGGCAAACATTTTTATTAGGCGGTGGACATGATATTGCGTATGCACAATATTTAGCTACGCGTAAAGTTTATCCAACACAGTCAATCGGTGTGATTAACATTGATGCGCATTTTGATACTCGTGCTGAACAAGAACCAACATCTGGTACGAGTTTTAGACAAATTTTAGAAGAGGATGACAATACTGATTATTTAGTTCTTGGTATAGCTCAAGGTGGTAATACGCAAAGTTTATTTGATTATGCTAAAGAGAAGAAGATTGATTATGTCTTTGCAGATGAATTATTAAACCATGTGTCGCCACCTATTAAAGATATGATTGAGCGTTTTGTGCATGAACATGACATCATTATGTTTACGATTTGTATGGATGTCATTGATAGCGCATTTGCACCAGGGGTAAGTGCGCCTGCAGTGTTAGGTTTGTACCCGCATACGGTCTTTGAATTGGCAAAACGAATTATACCTAGTGAAAAGGTGAGTTCTATTAGTATTGCAGAAATGAATCCGACGTATGATGCAGACAATAGAACAGCAAAGCTCGTTGCTAATTTAGTGCATCACTTTTTAAAATAA
- a CDS encoding LysR family transcriptional regulator, with translation MKIIQLEYFLAIVKYNSFTKAAQFLHISQPSLTATIKKMEADLGYDLFTRSTKDIKITEKGIQFYRYASELVQQYRSTMEKMYDLNVTSEPRIKIGTLESTNQWIANLIRKHHSDYPEQQYRLYEIHDKYQSIESLLNFDIHLALTNEKITHEDIKSIPLYEESYIVLAPKETFNNQSWVDVEDLPLILPNKNSQVRKHLDDYFNRRNIRPNVVVETDRFESAVGFVHLGLGYAIIPRFYYQSFNTSNLEYKKIRPNLGRKIYINYHKKRKHSEQVHTFVQQCQKYLEGLLEAL, from the coding sequence ATGAAAATTATTCAATTAGAATACTTCTTAGCTATCGTAAAATACAATAGTTTTACAAAAGCTGCTCAATTTTTACATATTAGCCAACCATCTTTAACTGCAACTATTAAAAAGATGGAAGCAGATTTAGGTTATGACTTATTTACACGGTCAACTAAAGATATCAAAATCACTGAAAAAGGCATTCAATTTTACCGCTATGCAAGCGAATTGGTTCAACAATATCGTTCTACAATGGAAAAAATGTACGATTTAAACGTTACATCAGAACCAAGAATTAAAATTGGAACTCTAGAATCTACCAATCAGTGGATTGCTAATTTAATCCGCAAACACCACTCAGATTATCCAGAACAACAGTATCGCTTATATGAAATACATGATAAATATCAATCTATTGAATCTTTATTAAACTTCGATATACATTTGGCTTTAACAAATGAAAAAATTACCCATGAAGATATAAAATCAATTCCATTATATGAAGAGTCTTATATTGTTTTAGCACCTAAAGAGACATTTAATAATCAAAGTTGGGTCGACGTTGAAGACCTACCACTCATTTTGCCAAATAAGAATTCACAAGTACGAAAACACTTAGATGATTATTTTAATAGAAGAAATATTCGTCCTAATGTGGTTGTAGAGACAGACCGATTCGAGTCAGCAGTAGGATTTGTTCATCTCGGTTTAGGGTACGCAATAATACCAAGATTTTATTACCAATCATTTAACACCTCTAATTTAGAATATAAAAAAATCCGCCCCAATTTAGGACGGAAAATATACATTAATTACCATAAAAAGCGCAAACACTCCGAACAAGTACACACTTTCGTACAACAATGCCAAAAGTATTTAGAAGGCCTTTTAGAGGCTCTTTAA
- a CDS encoding MurR/RpiR family transcriptional regulator, with protein sequence MFLDEHINRNFDKLNDNDLQIAHYINTHIDECKNMKIHDLAQYTHASNATIHRFTRKLGFDGYSDFKSYLKFESNKTHQLPSNSIDSFKQEIDSTFNYLERVDYQCIAQKMHSASTIYLYGTGRAQLNVASEAQRILLTLHNHVIVLHDQHELKMILNKSDANDLFFIISLSGETHELLEVTNLLQLRQKYFISVTTMKDNTLAQKANYNVYVSSNTFYLTDGTDYSSFISYHIFFETLVRKYNEYLQHGEISN encoded by the coding sequence ATGTTTTTAGATGAACACATTAATAGAAACTTTGACAAACTTAATGATAACGACTTGCAAATTGCGCATTATATTAATACACATATTGATGAATGTAAAAATATGAAAATTCATGATTTAGCTCAATACACACATGCTTCTAATGCGACAATTCACAGGTTCACTCGTAAATTAGGATTTGATGGTTATAGCGATTTTAAATCTTACTTAAAATTCGAAAGTAACAAAACACATCAACTTCCATCAAATTCTATTGATAGTTTTAAACAAGAAATTGATAGTACATTCAACTATTTAGAACGTGTCGATTACCAATGTATCGCTCAAAAAATGCATTCCGCATCAACGATATATTTGTATGGTACTGGTCGTGCGCAATTAAATGTAGCTTCAGAAGCACAACGAATTTTATTAACATTACATAATCATGTCATCGTACTTCATGATCAACACGAACTTAAAATGATTTTGAATAAGAGTGACGCTAATGATTTATTCTTTATTATTTCATTATCCGGCGAAACACATGAATTGTTAGAAGTAACAAACTTACTACAACTCAGACAAAAATATTTTATTTCAGTTACAACCATGAAAGATAATACACTTGCTCAAAAAGCAAATTACAATGTTTATGTTTCTAGCAACACATTCTACTTAACTGATGGTACTGATTATTCTAGCTTCATTAGTTACCATATATTCTTTGAAACACTTGTTAGAAAATATAATGAATATTTGCAACATGGTGAGATTTCCAATTAG
- a CDS encoding SulP family inorganic anion transporter, whose amino-acid sequence MTDIKIRKYIESWQGHYSQNILVGVLLALALLPVAIAFSFIVHINPSIGLMTCGMMMFLMSIFGKRLAMVSGPSSGISIVAAPLVIKYGTEYLYAATVVMGILLIILGLAHINRLLKLIPDTVVIGFMNALGILLLVTQVKYIFGISIATYVTAILTVVVMIVSTKFIKVIPSPLVAIIVISLGAYLLKPKLLYVYDLAQIQIVLPTIHVPNEFWHWSSLKIVLVYGTTMAVISVIQTHLTNQMIDDLTNSKTNKNNEIIGQGISNLLIGFLGGYGSSGLVGQSKYFYRMGATSRLATLSTGIFLLLCVELLSPVIEHIPMVVLAVVLVSVSLNTFDRRTWVHMKSSPIKNGTLMLFTMLLILFTNNLAIGVIVGAVVYYLWQFISKKGRVNDDNIE is encoded by the coding sequence ATGACTGATATAAAAATTAGAAAGTACATTGAATCATGGCAAGGTCATTATAGTCAAAATATATTGGTAGGGGTCTTATTAGCATTGGCGTTATTGCCTGTCGCAATTGCATTTTCTTTTATAGTTCATATAAATCCATCGATAGGATTAATGACCTGTGGGATGATGATGTTCTTAATGAGTATTTTCGGAAAAAGATTGGCAATGGTTTCAGGTCCGAGTAGTGGGATTTCGATTGTTGCCGCTCCATTAGTAATAAAGTATGGTACAGAATACTTATATGCTGCAACTGTAGTTATGGGAATACTACTAATAATATTAGGATTAGCGCATATAAATAGATTATTAAAATTAATACCCGATACTGTAGTTATAGGATTTATGAATGCACTAGGAATACTACTTTTGGTTACACAAGTGAAATATATATTTGGAATATCAATCGCTACTTATGTTACTGCAATTTTGACAGTCGTTGTTATGATTGTATCTACAAAATTTATTAAAGTAATACCTTCACCATTGGTTGCAATTATAGTTATATCTTTAGGAGCATACTTATTAAAACCTAAATTATTATATGTTTACGATTTAGCACAAATTCAAATAGTATTACCTACTATTCATGTTCCAAATGAATTTTGGCACTGGTCTTCACTTAAAATTGTGTTGGTATATGGTACGACTATGGCAGTAATCTCCGTTATTCAGACACACTTAACAAATCAAATGATAGATGATTTAACAAATTCAAAAACAAATAAAAATAACGAAATTATTGGCCAAGGGATAAGTAATTTACTTATTGGATTTTTAGGGGGCTATGGATCAAGTGGATTAGTTGGACAATCTAAATATTTTTATCGTATGGGTGCTACAAGTCGTCTTGCTACTTTATCTACTGGAATATTTTTATTATTATGTGTGGAGCTTTTAAGTCCAGTAATTGAACATATTCCTATGGTTGTACTTGCTGTTGTATTAGTCAGTGTGTCCTTAAATACGTTTGATAGAAGAACGTGGGTACACATGAAATCTTCTCCTATTAAAAACGGGACGTTAATGTTATTTACTATGTTACTAATTTTATTTACAAATAATTTAGCAATTGGAGTCATTGTTGGCGCAGTTGTTTATTATCTATGGCAATTTATTTCGAAAAAGGGGCGTGTTAACGATGACAACATTGAATGA